Proteins encoded within one genomic window of Microbacterium sp. zg-B185:
- a CDS encoding MoaD/ThiS family protein has product MAEVRVRYFAAAADAAGRVDETLSVPGATVGDLRELLVTRYGEAMARVLRSGSILVDGVVSRDPQRTLGTGADVLPRFSGG; this is encoded by the coding sequence GTGGCTGAGGTCCGGGTGCGGTACTTCGCGGCGGCAGCGGATGCCGCGGGACGCGTCGACGAGACGCTCTCGGTGCCCGGTGCCACCGTCGGCGACCTGCGGGAGCTGCTGGTCACCCGCTACGGCGAGGCGATGGCGCGGGTGCTGCGCTCCGGCTCGATCCTGGTGGACGGCGTGGTCAGTCGCGACCCGCAGCGCACGCTCGGAACCGGCGCGGACGTCCTGCCCCGCTTCTCCGGCGGCTGA
- the glp gene encoding gephyrin-like molybdotransferase Glp, with the protein MHRIAVEEYAAIIRDHLAPLLTRPLEHVPLALAAGRVTADDVRSPIALPSFRNSQMDGFAVHAADLRRIPVRLPVLGEIAAGAVDPAALPEGSAIAIMTGAPLPAGADAVVPVEDTRLTDGVVEILRGRDAGDHVREAGSDLAAGEVLLPAGLRLASRHLAALAAANLMDVAVRARVRLAVISTGNELVPPGTPLRNGRLPDANGIAIATAASAAGAEVVDLQLSGDDAAQLGRVIDRSIAAGAELVLTSGGISMGTHEPVRQLLEPLGATVGTVDMQPGGPQAYARYRTVPVVCFPGNPVSSQLGFALFVAPLLRELAGLPPAARAPRVLAAPLQSVSGRRQFLRGRLTDGDRVATVAGAGSHLVAALAAADVLIDVPADVTVLPAGATVDTVDL; encoded by the coding sequence ATGCACCGGATCGCCGTCGAGGAGTACGCCGCCATCATCCGGGACCACCTCGCGCCGCTGCTGACCAGGCCGCTCGAGCACGTCCCGCTCGCCCTGGCCGCCGGTCGGGTGACCGCCGACGACGTGCGCAGCCCGATCGCGCTGCCCAGCTTCCGCAACTCCCAGATGGACGGGTTCGCCGTCCACGCCGCGGACCTGCGCCGCATCCCGGTCCGGCTGCCGGTGCTCGGCGAGATCGCGGCGGGCGCAGTGGATCCGGCGGCGCTGCCCGAAGGCTCCGCGATCGCGATCATGACGGGCGCGCCGCTTCCGGCGGGCGCCGACGCGGTGGTGCCGGTGGAGGACACCCGGCTCACGGACGGTGTCGTGGAGATCCTCCGCGGGCGGGATGCCGGGGACCACGTGCGCGAGGCGGGGTCGGATCTCGCGGCCGGAGAGGTGCTGCTGCCGGCCGGCCTCCGGCTGGCATCGCGCCACCTCGCCGCACTGGCCGCGGCGAACCTGATGGATGTGGCCGTCCGCGCCCGCGTGCGACTGGCGGTCATCAGCACCGGCAACGAGCTGGTCCCGCCGGGCACGCCGCTGCGCAACGGCCGGCTTCCGGACGCGAACGGGATCGCGATCGCCACGGCGGCGTCCGCAGCCGGCGCCGAGGTGGTCGACCTGCAGCTGTCCGGCGACGACGCCGCACAGCTGGGCAGGGTGATCGACCGCTCGATCGCCGCCGGGGCCGAGCTGGTGCTGACCAGCGGCGGCATCTCGATGGGCACCCACGAGCCGGTGCGGCAGCTGCTGGAGCCGCTCGGCGCCACCGTCGGAACCGTCGACATGCAGCCGGGCGGTCCGCAGGCGTACGCCCGGTACCGGACCGTCCCGGTCGTGTGCTTCCCCGGCAACCCGGTCAGCAGCCAGCTCGGCTTCGCACTGTTCGTGGCACCGCTGCTGCGCGAACTGGCCGGGCTGCCCCCCGCCGCTCGCGCCCCGCGCGTGCTCGCCGCGCCCCTGCAGTCGGTCAGCGGGCGCCGGCAGTTCCTGCGCGGACGCCTCACCGACGGCGACCGTGTGGCGACCGTGGCCGGTGCGGGATCGCATCTGGTGGCGGCCCTGGCGGCCGCGGATGTGCTGATCGACGTGCCTGCGGATGTCACCGTGCTCCCGGCCGGCGCCACGGTGGATACCGTTGACCTATGA
- the moaCB gene encoding bifunctional molybdenum cofactor biosynthesis protein MoaC/MoaB, which translates to MSTLSHLDDNGRARMIDVGAKPVTRRVARAAGRLTTTAEVLRLVRADDLPKADVLATARIAGIAGAKRTSELIPLAHILPLDSVTIDFDFDGDTILIDATVSVTARTGVEMEALTAVAIAGLTLHDMIKAVDPRAQLGEIRLLEKSGGKHGEWSRDGGARHPESENPPAPIGLGRRAEVLVSSTAAAAGTRADTTGPLLVEWLRERGFTVSDASVTADAAVGPALAGIVADAPDVVLTTGGTGLHPQDRTPEVTRALLDLELPGIAEAIRAAGRAAVPTAALSRAVAGMAGRTLIVNLPGSTGGVRDGLGVLEPLLAHVLDQAEGGGHE; encoded by the coding sequence ATGAGCACGCTGAGCCACCTCGATGACAATGGCCGCGCCCGCATGATCGACGTGGGCGCCAAGCCGGTCACGCGTCGCGTCGCGCGGGCGGCCGGCCGCCTGACCACGACCGCGGAGGTCCTCCGGCTGGTGCGCGCGGACGACCTGCCCAAAGCCGACGTGCTGGCCACCGCCCGCATCGCCGGCATCGCCGGCGCCAAGCGCACGAGCGAGCTGATCCCGCTGGCGCACATCCTCCCCCTGGATTCGGTGACCATCGATTTCGACTTCGACGGGGACACGATCCTGATCGACGCGACGGTCTCGGTCACGGCGCGCACGGGGGTCGAGATGGAAGCCCTGACCGCGGTGGCGATCGCCGGACTCACGCTGCACGACATGATCAAAGCGGTCGATCCGCGCGCGCAGCTCGGCGAGATCCGGCTGCTGGAGAAGTCCGGCGGCAAGCACGGCGAGTGGTCCCGGGACGGCGGGGCGCGGCATCCCGAGTCGGAGAACCCACCGGCGCCGATCGGCCTGGGACGACGCGCGGAGGTCCTGGTGTCCTCCACCGCCGCCGCGGCGGGCACCCGCGCCGACACCACCGGCCCGCTCCTGGTCGAGTGGCTGCGTGAGCGCGGGTTCACCGTCAGTGACGCGTCGGTGACAGCGGATGCCGCGGTGGGGCCCGCGCTGGCCGGGATCGTAGCGGACGCGCCGGATGTCGTGCTCACCACCGGAGGCACCGGGCTGCATCCGCAGGATCGCACCCCGGAGGTCACGCGGGCGCTCCTGGACCTCGAACTGCCCGGCATCGCCGAGGCCATCCGCGCGGCCGGACGCGCGGCCGTGCCGACGGCCGCGCTGAGCCGCGCAGTCGCGGGCATGGCGGGCCGCACACTGATCGTCAACCTGCCCGGCTCGACCGGCGGAGTCCGTGACGGCCTGGGGGTCCTGGAGCCGCTCCTCGCGCACGTGCTGGATCAGGCCGAGGGCGGCGGACATGAGTGA
- a CDS encoding molybdopterin-dependent oxidoreductase: MSFITRGFSGRRGDRDPRLPPGQTLVADWPVLSAGPTPHVDTADWEFSIRTENGVHRWSWDELRALGVEDITTDIHCVTHWSKLEMPWRGVPLDKIWKSVQTEHEYVMAHSYGGYTTNLPLEDLLDGKSWVAFEADGEPLDPEHGGPARLLVPHLYFWKSAKWVRGLVTMPDDDPGFWEQNGYHLHGDPWLEERYW, translated from the coding sequence ATGTCTTTCATCACTCGTGGCTTTTCCGGCCGACGCGGCGACCGCGATCCGCGGCTCCCCCCGGGCCAGACGCTCGTCGCGGATTGGCCGGTGCTCTCGGCCGGGCCGACCCCTCACGTGGACACCGCCGACTGGGAGTTCTCCATCCGCACCGAGAACGGCGTGCACCGGTGGAGCTGGGACGAGCTGCGCGCACTGGGCGTGGAGGACATCACCACCGACATCCACTGCGTCACGCACTGGAGCAAACTCGAGATGCCCTGGCGGGGCGTTCCGCTGGACAAGATCTGGAAGAGCGTCCAGACCGAACACGAGTACGTCATGGCCCACTCCTACGGCGGCTACACGACCAACCTCCCGCTGGAGGATCTGCTCGACGGCAAGAGCTGGGTCGCGTTCGAGGCCGACGGGGAGCCCCTGGATCCGGAGCACGGCGGGCCGGCACGGCTGCTGGTACCGCACCTGTACTTCTGGAAGAGCGCGAAGTGGGTGCGCGGGCTGGTCACCATGCCCGACGACGACCCGGGGTTCTGGGAGCAGAACGGCTACCACCTGCACGGTGACCCATGGCTGGAGGAGCGGTACTGGTGA
- a CDS encoding FAD-binding oxidoreductase: MSGPAPADAPPAKAHRRAGWHTATVTDSRPETPTARRIAFEVPTWPGNDAGSHLDVRLTAPDGYQATRSYSIASSGEGTRVLLAVDELPDGEVSPFLVHDLREGDQVEMHGPLGAYFVWTPPPAGEPSRPVQLIAGGSGVVPLFAMARAHAEADDATEFRLLYSARTPQDVFFRAELEQLTAAAPALWLDFVYTRQVPEGWPTGPGRITREVLDAATLPAASDPLVFVCGPTPFVETVAGWLVESGHRPGSVRTERFGGS, translated from the coding sequence GTGAGCGGGCCGGCTCCGGCGGATGCGCCCCCCGCGAAGGCGCACCGGCGGGCGGGCTGGCACACGGCGACCGTGACCGACTCCCGGCCGGAGACCCCGACGGCGCGGCGCATCGCGTTCGAGGTGCCGACCTGGCCGGGCAACGACGCCGGATCGCACCTGGATGTCCGCCTGACCGCACCCGACGGGTACCAGGCCACCCGGTCCTACTCGATCGCCTCCTCGGGCGAGGGCACACGCGTCCTCCTCGCCGTCGATGAGCTGCCCGACGGAGAAGTCTCGCCGTTCCTGGTGCACGACCTGCGTGAAGGGGACCAGGTGGAGATGCACGGGCCTCTCGGTGCGTACTTCGTGTGGACGCCCCCACCGGCAGGCGAACCGTCCCGGCCGGTGCAGCTGATCGCCGGCGGCTCCGGCGTGGTCCCGCTGTTCGCGATGGCCCGCGCGCACGCCGAAGCGGACGATGCGACCGAGTTCCGCCTGCTGTACTCGGCACGCACGCCGCAGGACGTGTTCTTCCGCGCCGAGCTGGAGCAGCTCACTGCCGCCGCTCCCGCGCTGTGGCTGGATTTCGTCTACACCAGACAGGTTCCGGAGGGGTGGCCGACCGGTCCCGGCCGGATCACCCGCGAGGTGCTGGACGCGGCGACGCTGCCCGCGGCATCCGACCCGCTGGTGTTCGTGTGCGGCCCGACGCCGTTCGTGGAGACGGTGGCGGGGTGGCTGGTCGAGTCCGGGCACCGGCCCGGCAG
- a CDS encoding ThiF family adenylyltransferase, whose amino-acid sequence MASSSDPNAPRYARQRILPGFGEEGQQKLAAAHAVVIGAGGLGSAVLPILAAAGVGTITVIDDDLVDETNLHRQILHGAADVGRAKVDSAADTIRAQSPQTHIVALRGSFTAATAAQMLSGADILIDGTDNNETRFTANDAAAAAGIPLVWGSALRWGGQVGVAWAGTDYRDLFPGGPDTEADTCEIAGILPSVCTVTGGLMATEALKLLTGLGRPLLGRVLLFDALSGTTQELHYARDPDRDAAGFADRPALAASDPSISARELAALLAESTGERPVLLDVREPHEVALGTLPGAVAIPLGLLEQRLAELDPAAPTVVYCHLGVRSARALDRLQEAGFARARHLAGGIDAWSRTVDPTLARY is encoded by the coding sequence GTGGCGAGCTCATCGGATCCGAACGCCCCTCGATACGCGCGTCAGCGCATCCTGCCCGGCTTCGGCGAGGAGGGCCAGCAGAAGCTGGCGGCAGCGCACGCCGTCGTCATCGGCGCCGGCGGGCTCGGCAGCGCCGTGCTGCCGATCCTCGCGGCCGCCGGCGTCGGCACCATCACCGTGATCGACGACGACCTGGTCGATGAGACGAACCTGCACCGTCAGATCCTGCACGGAGCAGCCGACGTCGGCCGCGCGAAGGTGGACTCGGCGGCCGACACGATCCGGGCTCAGTCTCCGCAGACGCACATCGTCGCGCTGCGCGGGTCGTTCACCGCTGCCACGGCCGCGCAGATGCTCTCCGGAGCCGACATCCTCATCGACGGCACCGACAACAACGAGACCCGCTTCACCGCCAACGACGCCGCCGCGGCGGCCGGCATCCCGCTGGTGTGGGGCTCGGCGCTGCGCTGGGGCGGCCAGGTCGGCGTCGCATGGGCCGGCACCGACTATCGCGACCTGTTCCCCGGGGGTCCGGACACCGAGGCCGACACGTGCGAGATCGCCGGGATCCTGCCCAGCGTCTGCACCGTCACCGGCGGTCTCATGGCGACGGAGGCCCTCAAGCTCCTCACCGGACTCGGCCGGCCGCTGTTGGGCCGCGTGCTCCTCTTCGACGCGCTCAGCGGCACCACGCAGGAGCTGCACTACGCGCGCGATCCGGACAGGGATGCCGCGGGCTTCGCGGACCGGCCCGCCCTGGCGGCATCCGATCCGTCCATCTCGGCGCGGGAACTGGCCGCACTGCTGGCGGAGTCGACGGGCGAACGGCCGGTGCTGCTGGATGTTCGAGAGCCGCATGAGGTCGCCCTCGGCACGCTGCCGGGCGCCGTCGCCATTCCGCTCGGCCTGCTGGAGCAGCGTCTGGCCGAGCTGGATCCCGCGGCTCCGACAGTCGTGTACTGCCACCTCGGGGTGCGTTCGGCGCGCGCGCTGGACCGGTTGCAGGAGGCGGGGTTCGCCCGCGCGCGGCACCTGGCCGGCGGGATCGACGCCTGGTCGCGCACCGTCGATCCGACACTCGCCCGCTACTGA
- a CDS encoding ATP-dependent DNA ligase — protein sequence MLLHDVVVTADAVASTSSRLTKTDALAGLLRRLEPDEIVPAVGLLMARPRQGRVGVGWRGLAAPAVAHATEPTLSVRDVDAALERLAATSGSGSAAVRRAALDGLRSRATAQEWDFLTRVILGELRTGALGGVLLDAITRASGQDAAVVRRGAMLSGDLGEAARIALAGAPGELGDVGLVVGRPVLPMLASTAGSVTEAIAQIAAAASVEFKLDGARIQVHRSGDQVGVYTRSLADITARVPEIVAAARALPVHDVILDGETLSLDADGGPRPFQDTMARFGSEAVSATVLRPWFFDVLHLDGRDLIDEPLHVRLAELERIAGEWRVPGVVTADPQAAEQVSRDALAAGHEGVVVKALDSRYAAGRRGKSWIKVKPVLTYDLVVLAVEWGSGRRTGMLSNLHLGALDPTGEYGPAGGFVMVGKTFKGLTDAVLRWQTEHFPSIETSRTANTVHVHPVTVVEVAIDGVQRSPRYPGGVALRFARVKGYRPDKRPDEADTIQSLRELLR from the coding sequence ATGCTGCTGCACGATGTCGTCGTCACGGCCGATGCCGTGGCATCCACCTCGTCGAGGCTGACGAAGACCGACGCCCTCGCCGGGCTGCTGCGCCGCCTGGAACCGGACGAGATCGTGCCCGCGGTGGGGTTGCTCATGGCACGTCCGCGACAGGGCCGCGTCGGCGTCGGCTGGCGGGGTCTGGCTGCGCCGGCGGTCGCCCACGCGACCGAGCCGACCCTGTCCGTTCGGGATGTCGATGCCGCCCTGGAGCGGCTTGCCGCCACTTCCGGCAGCGGGTCCGCCGCCGTCCGCCGCGCCGCCCTGGACGGCCTGCGCTCTCGCGCCACCGCGCAGGAGTGGGACTTCCTCACGCGGGTGATCCTCGGCGAGCTGCGCACCGGCGCCTTGGGGGGTGTCCTGCTGGACGCGATCACGCGCGCGTCGGGCCAGGACGCGGCCGTCGTCCGCCGGGGGGCGATGCTCTCCGGCGACCTTGGCGAGGCAGCGCGGATCGCCCTGGCTGGCGCGCCCGGTGAACTCGGCGACGTCGGCCTGGTCGTGGGTCGGCCGGTGCTGCCCATGCTCGCCTCGACCGCCGGCTCCGTGACGGAGGCGATCGCGCAGATCGCGGCCGCGGCATCCGTGGAATTCAAGCTCGACGGTGCGCGCATCCAGGTGCACCGGTCCGGGGATCAGGTCGGCGTGTACACGCGCAGCCTGGCCGACATCACCGCTCGCGTGCCGGAGATCGTCGCCGCGGCCCGCGCGCTGCCCGTGCACGACGTCATTCTGGACGGCGAGACGCTTTCGCTCGACGCCGACGGAGGGCCGCGTCCGTTCCAGGACACCATGGCGCGGTTCGGCTCGGAGGCGGTCAGCGCGACGGTGCTGCGACCCTGGTTCTTCGACGTCCTGCACCTGGACGGGCGCGACCTCATCGATGAGCCGCTGCATGTGCGCCTCGCCGAGCTGGAGCGCATCGCGGGGGAGTGGCGGGTCCCCGGCGTGGTCACCGCCGATCCCCAGGCGGCCGAGCAGGTTTCGCGCGACGCGCTCGCCGCCGGGCACGAGGGCGTGGTCGTCAAAGCCCTGGACTCGCGCTACGCCGCCGGACGGCGGGGCAAGAGCTGGATCAAGGTCAAGCCGGTGCTGACCTACGATCTGGTCGTGCTCGCCGTCGAGTGGGGGTCCGGGCGGCGGACCGGGATGCTCTCCAACCTGCATCTGGGTGCGCTGGACCCGACCGGCGAGTACGGCCCGGCGGGCGGCTTCGTGATGGTCGGCAAGACGTTCAAGGGGCTCACCGACGCCGTGCTGCGCTGGCAGACCGAGCACTTCCCCTCGATCGAGACCTCCCGCACCGCGAACACCGTGCACGTGCACCCGGTGACGGTCGTGGAGGTCGCGATCGACGGCGTGCAGCGCTCGCCGCGCTATCCCGGCGGCGTCGCCCTCCGGTTCGCGCGGGTCAAGGGGTACCGCCCCGACAAACGCCCCGACGAGGCGGATACCATCCAGTCGCTCCGCGAGCTGCTGCGGTGA
- a CDS encoding molybdenum cofactor biosynthesis protein MoaE — translation MSDPQRYLALITDQPIDRAAAEAFVMTAADGALVVFEGVVRDHDHGESVHALDYEAHPDAQGFLAAVCAEIAQASGLRVAAVHRVGALTIGDVALVAAVSAPHRADAFAVCAQLVDLVKERTPIWKRQHLAAGTTEWVGL, via the coding sequence ATGAGTGACCCGCAGCGCTACCTCGCCCTGATCACCGATCAGCCCATCGACCGTGCGGCGGCCGAGGCGTTCGTGATGACCGCCGCCGACGGCGCACTGGTCGTCTTCGAAGGCGTCGTGCGCGATCACGACCACGGGGAGTCGGTGCATGCCCTCGACTATGAGGCGCATCCGGACGCACAGGGCTTCCTCGCCGCCGTCTGCGCCGAGATCGCGCAGGCCTCGGGTCTGCGCGTGGCGGCCGTGCACCGCGTCGGCGCCCTCACGATCGGCGACGTGGCGCTGGTCGCAGCGGTCTCGGCGCCGCACCGCGCGGACGCGTTCGCGGTGTGCGCGCAGCTGGTGGACCTCGTCAAGGAGCGCACGCCGATCTGGAAGCGGCAGCACCTCGCCGCCGGCACGACGGAGTGGGTCGGCCTGTAG
- the moaA gene encoding GTP 3',8-cyclase MoaA → MSTLQLGMPRIHRDPSSAPDTTGRPDTPDLVDRFGRVAHDLRISVTEKCSLRCTYCMPEEGLPSIPKRDLLTADEIARLVGIAGRDLGIREVRFTGGEPLTRADLVEIVARSAAAAPGLDLSMTTNGIGLDKVAERLVGAGLGRVNISVDTIDREHFARLTRRDRLPAVLAGIDGAVRAGLGPIKLNAVLMRETLDDAPALLAWAVERGLRLRFIEQMPLDADAAWRRANMVPAAELLDVLSGRFGLTEAGRDDPSAPAEEWLVDGGPATVGIIASVTRSFCSACDRTRVTAEGTVRSCLFGDDETDLRTLLRGGASDQDIADRWRAAMWGKQAGHGISDPGFVPPERSMGAIGG, encoded by the coding sequence ATGTCGACCCTTCAGCTCGGGATGCCGCGGATCCACCGCGATCCTTCGAGCGCGCCGGATACGACCGGGCGCCCGGACACGCCCGATCTGGTCGATCGCTTCGGCCGCGTCGCCCACGACCTGCGCATCTCGGTCACCGAGAAGTGCTCGCTGCGCTGCACCTACTGCATGCCCGAGGAGGGCCTGCCCAGCATCCCCAAACGCGACCTGCTCACGGCCGATGAGATCGCGCGCCTGGTGGGCATCGCCGGACGGGATCTCGGCATCCGCGAAGTGCGATTCACCGGCGGGGAGCCGCTGACCCGCGCCGACCTGGTCGAGATCGTGGCACGCTCGGCCGCGGCGGCGCCGGGGCTGGATCTGTCGATGACCACCAACGGCATCGGCCTGGACAAGGTCGCCGAACGCCTGGTCGGAGCCGGGCTGGGGCGCGTCAACATCTCGGTCGACACGATCGACCGTGAGCACTTCGCGCGGCTGACGCGCCGCGATCGCCTCCCGGCGGTCCTGGCCGGCATCGACGGCGCCGTCCGTGCCGGACTGGGCCCGATCAAACTCAACGCGGTGCTGATGCGCGAGACGCTCGATGATGCTCCCGCGCTGCTGGCCTGGGCGGTCGAGCGCGGGCTGCGTCTGCGGTTCATCGAGCAGATGCCGCTGGACGCGGACGCGGCCTGGCGCCGGGCGAACATGGTCCCCGCCGCCGAGCTGCTGGACGTGCTGTCCGGGCGGTTCGGTCTGACCGAGGCGGGGCGCGACGATCCGTCCGCGCCCGCCGAGGAATGGCTCGTGGACGGCGGCCCCGCCACCGTCGGCATCATCGCGTCCGTCACGCGGTCGTTCTGCTCCGCCTGCGACCGGACCCGGGTCACCGCCGAAGGAACGGTGCGATCGTGCCTGTTCGGCGACGACGAGACCGACCTGCGCACGCTGCTGCGCGGCGGAGCGAGCGATCAGGACATCGCCGACCGGTGGCGTGCGGCGATGTGGGGCAAGCAGGCCGGGCACGGCATCTCCGATCCGGGCTTCGTGCCGCCGGAGCGTTCGATGGGAGCGATCGGTGGCTGA